One Falco biarmicus isolate bFalBia1 chromosome 9, bFalBia1.pri, whole genome shotgun sequence genomic region harbors:
- the ANXA11 gene encoding annexin A11 isoform X2, protein MSYPGCPPAGGYPPAAPGSSPWGGAAYPPSNPPANPPPIGLENVAGYANQFNPNYMAGMASSLAGTFGGTNVPQGIYPSTPGGYPPVPPGGFGQPPSGQQPSYGGYPPLGMPSYPQYPGGPAPGQPPPGQQPMGYPGQPPATYPGQQPMPNYPPNPAVNPLTPSYPGATGPTVSPVTHGNRGTIMDAPGFDPLKDAEVLRKAMKGFGTDEQAIIDCLGSRSNKQRQQIILSFKTAYGKDLIKDLKSELSGNFERTILAMMKTPVMFDAYEIKEAIKGVGTDENCLIEILASRSNEHIQELNRVYKAEFKKTLEEAIKSDTSGHFQRLLISLSQGNRDESTSVDMSLVQKDVQELYAAGENRLGTDESKFNAILCTRSRAHLRAVFSEYQRMCNRDIEKSICREMSGDLEKGMLAVVKCLKNTPAFFAERLQKAMKGAGTKDRTLIRIMVSRSEVDLLDIRAEYKRMYGRSLYTDIHDDTSGDYRKILLKLCGGND, encoded by the exons ATGAGTTACCCTGGCTGTCCCCCAGCAGGTGGATatccaccagcagccccag GTAGCAGTCCTTGGGGCGGTGCTGCCTATCCACCTTCAAACCCACCTGCAAATCCTCCTCCAATTGGACTAGAAAATGTGGCTGGCTATGCCAATCAGTTCAATCCCAACTACATGGCTGGAATG GCATCCAGCCTGGCAGGGACCTTTGGAGGGACAAATGTACCACAAGGCATATATCCTTCAACACCTGGGGGTTATCCCCCAGTCCCTCCTGGTGGCTTTGGGCAACCTCCGTCAGGACAACAGCCCTCTTATGGAGGGTATCCACCATTAGGAATGCCATCTTACCCACAATACCCAGGTGGCCCTGCACCAGGCCAGCCACCGCCTGGTCAGCAGCCTATGGGCTATCCAGGACAACCACCAGCAACAtacccagggcagcagcccatGCCGAATTATCCACCAAACCCAGCTGTGAATCCGCTTACGCCCTCTTACCCGGGAGCTACTGGGCCTACGGTCTCTCCTGTAACA CATGGAAACCGAGGCACAATCATGGATGCACCGGGATTTGACCCTCTGAAGGATGCAGAAGTCTTACGGAAGGCCATGAAGGGATTTG GAACTGATGAGCAGGCAATTATCGATTGTCTCGGAAGTCGTTCAAACAAGCAACGGCAGCAGATCATCCTGTCCTTCAAAACAGCTTATGGAAAG gATTTGATCAAGGATCTCAAGTCTGAGCTATCGGGTAACTTTGAGAGGACAATCTTAGCAATGATGAAAACACCTGTCATGTTTGATGCTTATGAAATCAAGGAAGCTATAAAG GGCGTTGGCACAGATGAAAATTGCCTCATTGAAATCTTAGCATCTCGCAGTAATGAGCATATTCAGGAACTCAACAGGGTCTATAAAGCAG AATTTAAGAAGACTCTGGAGGAAGCAATAAAAAGTGACACATCTGGACACTTTCAGAGgcttttaatttcactttctcAG GGAAACAGAGATGAAAGTACAAGTGTTGACATGTCTCTTGTACAAAAAGATGTGCAG GAGCTATATGCAGCTGGAGAGAACCGTCTAGGAACCGATGAATCCAAATTCAATGCCATTCTGTGCACAAGAAGCAGGGCCCACCTCAGAGCAG TCTTCAGCGAATACCAGAGGATGTGTAACCGGGACATTGAAAAAAGCATATGTCGTGAAATGTCTGGAGACCTGGAAAAGGGCATGCTGGCAGTAG ttaAATGCCTCAAGAACACACCGGCTTTTTTTGCAGAGAGATTGCAGAAAGCTATGAAG GGAGCGGGAACAAAAGACAGAACTCTAATTCGAATCATGGTATCACGCAGCGAGGTTGACCTGCTGGACATACGTGCAGAATACAAGCGGATGTATGGCAGATCTCTCTACACAGATATCCAT
- the ANXA11 gene encoding annexin A11 isoform X1, producing MRETEEIFAMSYPGCPPAGGYPPAAPGSSPWGGAAYPPSNPPANPPPIGLENVAGYANQFNPNYMAGMASSLAGTFGGTNVPQGIYPSTPGGYPPVPPGGFGQPPSGQQPSYGGYPPLGMPSYPQYPGGPAPGQPPPGQQPMGYPGQPPATYPGQQPMPNYPPNPAVNPLTPSYPGATGPTVSPVTHGNRGTIMDAPGFDPLKDAEVLRKAMKGFGTDEQAIIDCLGSRSNKQRQQIILSFKTAYGKDLIKDLKSELSGNFERTILAMMKTPVMFDAYEIKEAIKGVGTDENCLIEILASRSNEHIQELNRVYKAEFKKTLEEAIKSDTSGHFQRLLISLSQGNRDESTSVDMSLVQKDVQELYAAGENRLGTDESKFNAILCTRSRAHLRAVFSEYQRMCNRDIEKSICREMSGDLEKGMLAVVKCLKNTPAFFAERLQKAMKGAGTKDRTLIRIMVSRSEVDLLDIRAEYKRMYGRSLYTDIHDDTSGDYRKILLKLCGGND from the exons ATCTTTGCCATGAGTTACCCTGGCTGTCCCCCAGCAGGTGGATatccaccagcagccccag GTAGCAGTCCTTGGGGCGGTGCTGCCTATCCACCTTCAAACCCACCTGCAAATCCTCCTCCAATTGGACTAGAAAATGTGGCTGGCTATGCCAATCAGTTCAATCCCAACTACATGGCTGGAATG GCATCCAGCCTGGCAGGGACCTTTGGAGGGACAAATGTACCACAAGGCATATATCCTTCAACACCTGGGGGTTATCCCCCAGTCCCTCCTGGTGGCTTTGGGCAACCTCCGTCAGGACAACAGCCCTCTTATGGAGGGTATCCACCATTAGGAATGCCATCTTACCCACAATACCCAGGTGGCCCTGCACCAGGCCAGCCACCGCCTGGTCAGCAGCCTATGGGCTATCCAGGACAACCACCAGCAACAtacccagggcagcagcccatGCCGAATTATCCACCAAACCCAGCTGTGAATCCGCTTACGCCCTCTTACCCGGGAGCTACTGGGCCTACGGTCTCTCCTGTAACA CATGGAAACCGAGGCACAATCATGGATGCACCGGGATTTGACCCTCTGAAGGATGCAGAAGTCTTACGGAAGGCCATGAAGGGATTTG GAACTGATGAGCAGGCAATTATCGATTGTCTCGGAAGTCGTTCAAACAAGCAACGGCAGCAGATCATCCTGTCCTTCAAAACAGCTTATGGAAAG gATTTGATCAAGGATCTCAAGTCTGAGCTATCGGGTAACTTTGAGAGGACAATCTTAGCAATGATGAAAACACCTGTCATGTTTGATGCTTATGAAATCAAGGAAGCTATAAAG GGCGTTGGCACAGATGAAAATTGCCTCATTGAAATCTTAGCATCTCGCAGTAATGAGCATATTCAGGAACTCAACAGGGTCTATAAAGCAG AATTTAAGAAGACTCTGGAGGAAGCAATAAAAAGTGACACATCTGGACACTTTCAGAGgcttttaatttcactttctcAG GGAAACAGAGATGAAAGTACAAGTGTTGACATGTCTCTTGTACAAAAAGATGTGCAG GAGCTATATGCAGCTGGAGAGAACCGTCTAGGAACCGATGAATCCAAATTCAATGCCATTCTGTGCACAAGAAGCAGGGCCCACCTCAGAGCAG TCTTCAGCGAATACCAGAGGATGTGTAACCGGGACATTGAAAAAAGCATATGTCGTGAAATGTCTGGAGACCTGGAAAAGGGCATGCTGGCAGTAG ttaAATGCCTCAAGAACACACCGGCTTTTTTTGCAGAGAGATTGCAGAAAGCTATGAAG GGAGCGGGAACAAAAGACAGAACTCTAATTCGAATCATGGTATCACGCAGCGAGGTTGACCTGCTGGACATACGTGCAGAATACAAGCGGATGTATGGCAGATCTCTCTACACAGATATCCAT